In Halosegnis longus, the DNA window CCCCGGACCCGGAACAACGAAAGCCCGGAATGGGCGAACGAATGCCCGGAATGGCCGACGACTGTGTCGGTGCCCCCGCATGCCCGGTTCGGTCCGTCAGCTTGCTGACGCAACCGAGCCCGGAACGGTCGCGCTACGGCACGAACGGCACCGACCATCGGCGTCGTCGGTCACACGCCCGGACCGAGAGACCACACGCCCGGACCGCGAGTGCTCACAAGCCCGCGTCGAGCGACAGCGAGACGTCGGGTTGTGATGGGTCCCGGGAGTCGCGGGCTGTGGTGCGGAAGCCCGCGATTGCGTACTCCGCGCACGCAGTCGCTGTGGACGTGCCACGAAGTCAGCTTGTCTGACGAAGTGGCGGGTCCTAACAGCGAAATTTCGGGTCATGTCCGATATGTCCACCGTGCGGTACGCTCCGGTCGACGTTCAGAGACATATCAACTGCGCGTGACCCTCACCCTCTGGCTCCCTTCGGGGCAATGTGAGTGTGCGCCCCGGAAAGCTGCATCATTGCACAACCCCGACCCTGCGGTGAAAACACCGAGCAGTCGTCTCGATGGTTCCCTACATGGCCAGCAGGTCAACATACCAGCCATTCGTCCTCGACGTGACCGCTCGATGGCCACCAGTCACGATCGAGCTCTACTCGACACCATCCGTGGTCCCGACAGGTCCAGCCTGCCGATCGACGCACACCTACCAGTCGACGTCGACATGATCCTCGGTACAGGCCGATCACGATCATCCACAGCGGATCCTCGTAGCGATCCTGATTGTTCTGGCAGATTCGGATATGTTTTTTAAACAATCCCCCCGCCGTCTACCCGCTGTGCGGTAGGGGAGTACTGCGAGAAAAATATGGGTGCTGTGGGCCAGGGGTTACGGCGATCTGTCACGAGCCCGACCACTCCCTCCAGAGGGTGGTCCGACTTCCTCCAGAGTGATCTCCCTCGTCACTCCCGATCACCGCCGGCCCTCGACGATCACTCCCAACAGTGCCGGTTCACTCCCGATCATGCACTGTCCCGCCCCACCCCAACCCCCGTGGGGTCCGGCCCTCGAGATCGGCCGTTCCGGACGAAAAAAGTTGGTCGCTCCTGAGCCTGGATTTCCGTCACTCCACAATCGGCGCGAGGATATCATCGGGCGGTGACTCCCCTGGATCGGCGTCGTACGACTCCGGATACAGACGCGCCGAGTACTCGTCCAGTCGCTCGTGACAGTCCCGACAACAGAGCACACAGTTGTCTTCCGTGTGTGACTCGGTAATCTCATCGAATCGATCCGTCGGGATGATGTGGTGCATGAACAGCGTCTCCGGCGTTCCATCACAGTTGATGCACGCTGGCTCCCGACCCGCCTCCACTTCAGTCTGAATGAGCTCGGCTTTCAGATCGCGATGAGCAGACGTTGGTTTCCGCCCACTGATGTTGTCCCTGTCGACGCTCGGATCCTTCTTCCGCCCAACCGACGACACGTGCTCTCCAAGCCCAGCAGCGTGGGCTGCATCCCGCCACGTCTCGAAGTGTGTCCGGATCGCCTTCTCCGATGCGAACTCCGAATCGTCGGTGAAATCCGTGAGCCTGAGTCGATCATATCGCTGATAGCAGGTTTGGATCTGCTCACACAGCTCTTCATCTGTGTAGCTGTTCTGGCCCCGTACCACCGACTGTGGCACTGATGATTCGATGATCGCGTCCCGCCATCCACCGAAGTATCGGCGAATCGTCGCACTCGAACAGAACTCATCGTCGGCATCGAACACCGCCGTCGTCAGCTGGTCGTCGTACCGATCATACGCAGTCTCGAGCATCGCCAGCAACTCCTCGTCGTCGTACATGCGACGCTGGCGACAGTATCGCGTAACGGTAGCACACAGATGAATCTATCGGGAGCCGATACGCGAATGAATGACATAACATTTAGGTGTGTCGAGTGTGTACATGCGTATGTCGCGCGCGCGAGCCTCCCTTGCTCACACGCAACTGTTGGTCTGTGTCGGGGAATGGTGTGATCGACCCATCCAGGTATGGGCATGTCGCATGAGTCACCCGTCGTCATCGACATCGAACAGTTCAGCCGAATCGACCACTGGTCGTGAGCGTGCGCCTGCGCCCGATCGCATCGTTGCGGAGGGTTGGTCGGAACAGGACTTCTGGACCGACGACAGCCCCGGCCACGCCTCCATGTCGGCCCAAGAGGACTGGGTCCGATCGAATCCTCGCCCCGCCAGCCACGACGGTCGGGCGACCACCCGGACGACCTTCTACGACGACACGCACACGTCGGGGCCGAGCATGCGCGATCGGCCGAACCACAAGCAGAAATCCTGGACCGATCTCGCTGTCGTCAACGACGACGCGTATGCCCGTGATGTCTCACGTGGTGGGCAGAACTTCGCTGCCGACAAGCGTCGGTGGGTCGAGACGTTCGCCGGCCAGCTCGAAGCAACCTCCTACCAGAAGCAGCAGGCCGTCCATGTGATCGACAACATCGACATGGGGCCGTACAAGGGAGCACGACTCTCCAGTGAGGTCGTTGCACTCGGCGTGCTCTCGATGCTGATCGACGCCGACGTGCGCGATATCGAGTACCGGACGGTCGAGCGTGACGCGATGGGTGTGTTGCTGTCGGACCTCAACGCCGATCGCGATGACCTTCGACAGGTCCGCCGACTCATCCACAAGCACGACTACGAGCTGTTGTTCCCTGAGTAGTCAGTGTGCGGGCGAGAAACGATGGATCTGGCCGACCAGGGTGTCCCTTTGAAAAGGGACATGGTGACTACAGATCAAGCGACAGGGCGCCGGGCCCCCGCCTACTCCTCCTGTCCACCCCCATTTCGTTCGTTGCCTTCACGCCATTCACCTCCGGCCCCTGTCATGCTTCGGCCCTCCACCACGGCTTCACATTTCCCCCCGTAGCGCGTGGGGGCAACGCCTCCCCCTTCCCTTCCGACATCGTCGCATTATGGTCAGTGAGACGCCCACTCGTGGACGCTGTGGCTCTCGGGTTACTACCAAGTCCGGGCTGGAGGTCCACGAACGTGGACTCGATGAGTATGAGCCTCTCACCGATCAGTCGATCGTCTGTCTTCGACTGCTCGACCCGTCCGGGTCGGACATCGTCGAGTGTGAGCCAGAGTATGACGATCTGAATGAGTATCTCTGGAGCGACTACGAGCCATCCCACGTCGCACTTACGCCAGATCACGAGGCCGAGTTCGAGAACATCGATCTCGAGTTCGAGCCCTGCGACCGCCCACCGGTTGGTGAGGACCTAGCGGACAACCAGACAGCCACCACGGTCGGCGACGTCGACTGTGAGGACAGCTCGTGGTTCGACCTGACCGGACAGTCGGTGAACGTCACGAACCGCTACAGCGAGCTTGAGGGCTACTGTGAGCGGTACCCCATGGATAACGGCCTCTGTTACGTCCACGGTGGCGCGTCCGATCTCGGCGCTCCCGAGGGGAACGCGAACGCGATGATCCACGGGATGGAGGCCAAGCGGACGACCTACTGGAACTCGCTGGAAACCCAGGAGCGCGCCAACATCGAGGCGTGGGTCGACGACTTCCTCGATGATGCACCGTTCACCCGCGACCACCGCGGAAAGGTGAACGAACTGTATCGTGCCTGTATCGACATGCACCGTGCTGCTGGTGGACTCGATGAGTACGTCGATCCCGACGGCGACCACGAGGGGCTCACCAAGCAGGTCGTCGTCGACACGGACGAGAACGGCGATGAGGTGTACGCCGAGGGCGAACATCCGGCGAACCTCCCGTACTCTCGACTCGACAGCGACATCACGTCGAAGCTGGAGACGCTCGGTGTGATGTCAAGTCCTGAGCAACAGAAAGCCGATGCCGAAATGTCGATTGCACAGAAGCTCTCGGGGATGGGCGACGAATGATCCCCCAGTGCCAGCCCTTCTCGAGTGCATACAATCTGCTCGAGCTCTCGACGATTCCCGCTGATGTCGAGGTTCCGCGTGTGAACGATCGGCTCTACAACTCGCTTCGTGACCCACAGGGCGATGCACAACAGACGCCCGTGATCTTCCGCCACCAGCCCCGACAGACACACTTCACGGTCCACCCGGACACTGGCGTTCCAGTCCACCAGATCGAGGTTCCACGTCGGATGTTCGATGGGTTGGATCTCGCTCGCGGTGCCTCCTACGTTCCCTACTTGGTGGCCCGCCCGCGTCATGCCGTTCGACTCCGTCGAATGGTGGACA includes these proteins:
- a CDS encoding DUF5802 family protein; amino-acid sequence: MIPQCQPFSSAYNLLELSTIPADVEVPRVNDRLYNSLRDPQGDAQQTPVIFRHQPRQTHFTVHPDTGVPVHQIEVPRRMFDGLDLARGASYVPYLVARPRHAVRLRRMVDIDETYID
- a CDS encoding homing endonuclease associated repeat-containing protein yields the protein MYDDEELLAMLETAYDRYDDQLTTAVFDADDEFCSSATIRRYFGGWRDAIIESSVPQSVVRGQNSYTDEELCEQIQTCYQRYDRLRLTDFTDDSEFASEKAIRTHFETWRDAAHAAGLGEHVSSVGRKKDPSVDRDNISGRKPTSAHRDLKAELIQTEVEAGREPACINCDGTPETLFMHHIIPTDRFDEITESHTEDNCVLCCRDCHERLDEYSARLYPESYDADPGESPPDDILAPIVE